The window GTCCACGCCGTCGGCATCGGGCCGGGGAACCTCGACTACCTCACCCCGCGCGGCGAGCGGGCGGTCCGCGAGGCCGACGTCGTCGTCGGCTTCGAGACGGTCGTCGAGTTTGTCGCGGACCGCACCGACGCGGACCTGCTGACCTGTGGCTACCGCGACGAGGCGGCGACGCTGGAGCGGTTCGCCGAGCGCGTCGCCGCGGGCGAGCGCGGGACGGCGGTCCTGATGGGCGACCCGAACCACTCGGGCTATCAGTTCGTCGGGAAGGTCCAGCGGGCCGTGGACCGGCCAGTGCGGGTGATCCCCGGCATCTCGTCGCTGCAGGTCGCGGCCAGTCGCGCGCGGACGCCGATGGAGGCGACGACGTTCGTGACGCTGCACAAAAGCGGTGACCTGAGTGAGGACCTCGACCGGCTCCGCCGTGACGTCGGCGACCGCCACCTGCTCGTGCTGCCGCGCCCGTACGACCTGATGCCTGGTGACGCGGCCGCGGAGTTACTGGACGCCGGCGCCGACCCCGAACTCACCGCGCTCGTCTGCGAGCGGCTGACCCACGAGGACGAGGCGGTCACGCGGACGACGCTCGACGACCTGGCAGAACACGCCGGCGGCGACGAGCCGGCGGACACGCCGTTCTCGGACCTGTCGGTGCTGGCGGTGCGGCGAGACTAGAAGCCGACTCGTCGCTCTCGCTTCTCAGCGCGGCCCCTCGCCGTCGGTCGCGACGGCGCGGGACTGGTGGGTGAGGGCGGCCTCGAAGGTCTGGGGCGTCCCGTCGTCGACGAGGACGCGCTGCTTCTCCACCTCGGCCTCGATGGCGTCGGTGACCAGTTCGTGGTCGGCCAGCGGGTCGGCGTAGGCGACGCCGCCGCGGTCGACCTCGAGCTTCGCGGGGATCCGCTCCTCGGTTGCCTCGCCGGGGGCCAGGAACAGCGGGACGGCGACCGTCTCCCGCGCGGAGACGTTGTACCGGGCGCACTCGACCGTCGGGTTCTGCAGCAGGAAGCAGGTCGTCACCTCGGCGTACCGGTCTTCCTCGCGCAGCCGAGCGGCGTGGTACTCGGCGGCCTGTCGCTGGTACGGCGTCCCGCTGGCGCCGAACCCGACCAGGACGAGGCCGGCCTCGGACGCGGCGTCGGCGTGGTCCGCCGCGCGGTCGACGATGGCCCGCGTGACGGCGGGGTTCCGGCCGACGGGCTCGCAGTACGTCACGGACGACGGGGCCCGACCGAGCGCGGCGGGCAGGTCGTCGGTCGTCTCGCGGGTGTGGGCCATACACAGCGGCACGGCGAACGCGCGGTCGGCCTCGACGGCCCGCAGCTCGTCGCGCAGTTCCCGGAGCGGCTCGCGCTCGTAGGTCAGCGTCCGCACCTCGCTCGCGACGCCGCGGCGACGGAGGCGGTCGGCGTGGGCCTCGTACACCTGCCGCGCGCGTCCCGTAGACCGGCCGATCAGGAGGAGTGTGTCGCGTTGCATTCGTTGGGGAGGTTATCAAATTCGGTTGTACTACACCAAACTGGCTTGGCTACGGCGATGGCTGGGACTTCTAAATAAGTTGTGGTCGGTCGCACGGGAGCGGCCTCCGGAGCCGTCACAGCGACTGTCGTGGTCGTTTCCGGACCGGCCGGCTGCTCTCGTTCGATCGCCCGGGAGCGACGCGGGACGGCCGCGATCAGGCGTCCCGGCGGTCGAGTCGGGCCGTCGCGCCCCGGAGGGCGTCCCGGCCGCGTGCGGCCACCGCGCGCAGCGAGTACCGCGACCAGTAGAACTCCGTACCGCCCCAGGTCAGGCCGGTCAGGACGAACAGCGCGGTGAAGGCCAGGTCGGTGAAGCGCACCCACGCCGGCGACGCGTACAGGAACCCGTTGACGATCAGGCTCGGCGCGAGTCGCTTCACCTCCAGCCAGAACCGGTCGACCGCCGTCAGGTCCTCTGCGACGTCCGAGTCGGCGGCGTCGGTGACCGTCCCGTTGGTCCCGTTGACGCCCTCGGAACCGGTCAGCGGCACCAGGTCGGGGTCGTCCCGGAGGTGGGCCGCCGTGCCGCCCTCGGACTCGTCGCCGGTGCCGATCCGCTCGACGTCGTAGGGCATTCCGACGCCGACCGCCCACTCGATCCCGTCGTCCGGTCCGAGTTCGACCAGCCGGTTGCCGTGCGTGTCGACGATCAGGGTGTTGCCGTTGGGCAGCCGGTCGGCGTCGCGGGGCCACTGGAGGCGGACGTCGCGCCAGTGCCAGGTCCGGGTCCACTCGCCGTCGACGCGGCGGTACTCGACGATCCGCGTGTTCTCAGAGTCGGCGACGATCACGCTCGGCCCGCCCATCTCGCGGGGAATATAGTCGGGATTGTGCTGCTCGTAGAGGACGTCGTACTCGTCGTCTTCGCCCAGCGTCCACTCGTCGTCCATGACGTACTCGCCGTTCGAGGCGTCGAGGAACACGACGGAGTCCATGTTCCGGAGGCTCACCATCACGCGGCCGTCGTCGAGCAGTTCGACGTCGTTGAGGTGCGTCCAGTCGCCGTCCTGGCCGCCCTGCTCGCGGGTGTAGTTCTCGCTCGCTTTCCAGCGCCACGCGACCGATCCGTCGCGGGTGTCCACCGCGCGGACGCTGTCCTCGTAGATGTCGGCGATCACGACGTGGGTCTCGTTGAGGCGATCGACGTCGTGCCACCGCGAGGAACCGATGCTTGGCGTCCGCTCGGCGTAGACGATCTCGTGCTCGCCCGTCGTCAGGTTGGCCCTGGCGACGACGTTGCGCGTGCACTCGTCGGTCTCGAAGTCGGCGCACTGCCGCCCGGCGAGGTTCTTCGCCGCGACGTACTCCACGGTGTATCGCTCGCCTTCGACCGGGTCCACGTCGAAGTAGACGCGGTACGACGCGTTGTGGTAGACCAGCGTCCCGTTGGGCGTGAACGCCGCCAGTTCCGCTCGCTGGTCGGAGACGTAGAAGCCCTGCGTGGCGACGACGGTCAGGCCGCGGTCGCCGCTGGCCCGCCGCACTCGCTGGGCGCTCCAGTTCTCCCCCCGAACGCTGCCGTTCATCGCCGCCTGGAAGCGCGATTCCACGTCGACCCCCACCCCGTCCGACGGCTGCTCCGTGGCGTCGGACTCGTTCGCGGCGGCGGGCACGTCCGGCGTCGGCGTCCCCGTGGGACCGTCCGTGCCGCCAGCCGCGACGAACGACTGGGCCACGGCCGCAGCCGAGAGCAGCAGCACCGACAGAAACGCGATCCGGCTGGCCGTTCGTATCCTGCGCGTCATCTATCGGCGACGACGACGGTCGCCGATTAAGTCTTTGTGTAAACCGTCGGAGAGCAATCGGCGGATTCGACGGCGAGCGCCGGGGACGGGCGGCGTCCGCGGCGACGATCCCGCCGTCTGCCGCGTCGGTACACGCCGGCTATTGCTCACTCAGTTGTGGTTCCTACCGGTCATGAGCCGGACGTATACCACTTAGCAACGGCCATACGGGTCCGCGGCCCCCGATCACTCGATGCACTCCGACGAGAGCGGTTCGGCGGATCGAGTGTCGCGGCGGAACGTCGTCAAGACCACCGGTGCGGTCCTCGGCCTCGCGGCCACCGGCGGCACCGCGACGGCCCGCAGCGATCGGAAGCAGGGCGGACAATCGCGGGGGGATCTCCACGTCACGGCCCACCGAGGGTTCAGAGACGTGTTCCCGCAGAACACGGTCGCGGCCGTCTCAGGGTCGTCGTTCCTGGGGGCCGACCGGATCGAGATCGACGTGGTCGCCACGTCGGACGGGGACGTCGTCGTCTTCCACGACGAGGCGCTGGACGACCTCACCGACGAGACGGGTGCCGTCGCCGAGACGTCGACCGAGACGGTGACGCAGGCCGAGGTCCTCGGTTCCGGGGAGACCATCCCGACCCTCGCCGAGGTGCTCGACGCGGCCAGACCAAGCGTCACGATCAACGTCGAGTTCAAGGACGCCGGCCCGCTCTCCTGGACGGAGTTCGCCGAACGTACCCTGGAGATCGCTTCGGGCTATCCCGGGGAGTACTACGCCTCCTCGTTCGACCCCGACGCGCTGCGGGCCGTCCGCGACGTGGACCCGAGCGTCGGCGTGGCCCCGATCTTCGGCGGTAACAAGGAGGAGAACCTGGCGGTCGCGCGCGAACTCGACGCCGAGGCGGTGAACCCGTCGGCAGACGTCCTCGACGCCGACCTCGTCGAAACCGCGCACGACGAGAACCGAGCGGTGAACGTATGGACGATCGACAGTTGGCGGGAGGCGCGGGCCCCGATCGAACTCGGTGCCGACGGCCTGATCGCCGATTACCCCCTGCTCGCCGCGTACGCCGCCGACGGGGAACAACCCGGTACCCCGGGCCTGCGCGGGAAGAACGGCCGGGACCGATAGCCGCGGTCCGTGCCCGGCCGGCGTGCGCCTCGGCGGAGCCCGCCGGAAGACCGGGCCGGAGAGACGGGCCACCCCGCCGTCGACAGGGTCGTCGGGCGGCGGCGCGGTCGTCGGGGAGCGCCCCGAGCGTCACTCCCGGTCCCAGGACTCCCGACAGGCGTCGTCGCAGAAGTGGGCCGTCCGCACGCTGCCGTCCTCGACCCACGTGCTCACGCGGTGGGTGGACTCGTTCGCGATCGCCTCCCCGCACGTCTCACAGGTGGGCGCGTCGTCCTCGTCAACGTCGTCCTTCAGGTCTGACGTAGGGTCTACCATTGGTGGACGCGTCGGAGTCCCGGTACTTAATGCCACAGATACGGTCCGAGCGCGGCGGTCGCCGCCGACGGGGCCGCGTCCCTCACCGATCCCTGGAGACCGTCTCGCCGGGCAGCGTCGTCGCGCCGGAAGAGAGGGTCACGCCGGGGTTCAGCGACGTGTTCACGCCGGTCTTCGCGCCGTCGCCCGCGACCACGCCGAACTTCCGCCGGCCCGTCGAGACGCGCTCGCCCTTGACGGTGTGCTCGACCGGCTGGTCGTCGTGACGGAGGTTGGCCACCTGCGTCCCGGCGCCGAGGTTCACGTCCCGGCCGAGGACGCTGTCTCCGACGTAGCTCACGTGGGGCACCGCCGCCCCCTCGCGGACGACGCTGTTCTTCACCTCGACGCCGTGACCGACGTGGACGCCCTCGCCCAGCATCGTCGCCCCGCGGACGTAGGCGTTCGGCCCGATCTCCGCGCCAGACCGGACCAGCACCGGCCCCTCGATCACGACGCCCGGCTCTATCGTCGCGCCTTCCTCGACTACGACCGTCCCGTGTAGCTCGGCGTCGCCCTTCACGTCGCCGTCGATCCGCCGCTCCAGTTCGCCGAGCTTCCACTCGTTGGCCTCGAGCAGTTCCCACGGTCGGCCGCAGCCCAGCCAGCGGTCGACCTCGACGGTGCCGACCGACCGCTCGTCGATCGTGCGGGCGAGCACGTCCGTCAGTTCGTACTCGCCGCGCTCGCTCTGCTCGACGTCCAGCCACTCGCGCGCCGCGGCCGGGAAGACGTACGCCCCGACGTTGATCTGGTCCGTCGGCGGGTCGGACGGCTTCTCCACGATGCCGCGGACCTCGCCGTCCTCGACCTCGAAGACCCCGTAGCTCGTCGGGTCCTCGACGCGGTAGGTACCCACGACGGGCCGGTCCCGCCCGACCGTGAACAGCTCCGCCAGGCTCGCCTCGTCGTAGAGGTCGTCCCCGTTCAGGACCGCGAACGGCCCCTCCAGGTGCTCGCGCGCGCAGCGGACGGCGTGGGCGGTCCCCAGCTGCTCCTCCTGGACGGCGTACTCGACCGGGACGCCCCGGTACTCCGCGCCGAAGAAGTCCCGCACCTGGTCGGCCTCGTAGCCCACCACGAGCACCAGTTCGTCGACGCCCGCCTCGACCGCTGCGTCGGCGGTGTGGGCCACCAGCGGCCTGTCGGCCACGGGGAGCATCGGCTTCGGCGTCGTGTCGGTCAGCGGACGCATTCGCGTGCCCTGTCCGGCGGCGAGTACGACGGCTTGCATGCCTCGGCCCACTCGCGGCGGCCGCTTAGAGGTATCGACGGAAGGCGGCGCCTACGTCCCGGTAGCCAGCGTCTCACCGTCGGTCGATCGGGGTCAGAGAGTCGCTACCGGGGGCGGCGCAGCGCGTTCCGACCCCCGTCAGTCAGTCGCTGAACCGCTGCCACGTACTGTTCGAGACGTCCCGCGGAACGCGCCGCTCTCGTCCCAGACGGACGCCCGACGCTCGGCCGCTTGTCCGCATCGGAACGGCTCTTTACGGTACTCGAAGGGGACGTTGACGTACCGCATGAGCTCAGAACAGATCACCCGTCGGACCCCCGGCGACGTCGAGGAGAACCCCGTCCGGCTCGACGTCGACAAGGCCGAACAGATCGTCGACGCCCTGAACACCGACCTGGCCGACGCGTACGTGCTCTACCACCAGCTCCACAAGCACCACTGGAACGTCGAGGGTGCGGAACACCTCGACATCCACCGCTTCCTCCAGGAGGCCTACGAGGACGTCGAGGAGGCCGCCGACGAGGTCGCCGAGCGCATCCAGGCGCTCGGCGGCGTCCCGCACGCGAGCATGCCGGCCCTCTCCGACGCCGCGACCGTCGAGCACGAGGACGAGGTCGTCTACGACATCCGGACGTCCCTCGAAAACGACCTCGAGATCTACGGCGACGTCGTCGAGAGCTACCGGGACCACATCGAACTCACGGAGAACCTCGGCGACCACGCCACCGCCGAGATGCTCCGCCAGCACCTCGTCGACCTCGAGGAGCACGCGCACGTCATCGACCACTACCTCGAGGACGACACCCTCGTCCTCGAGTCGGCGCTTCGGTGACGCGTTCGGGGGAAGGCGAACCCTGTCGGATCGGCGGATCCCCGCCGTCCGTCCCGTCAGCGCGCAGTATCAGTCGGTCTCTTCGGCTCGCTGTAGACCCGCGATAGCGCGGTGATCAGATCGAGAGCAGGCGTCCAGTGGCACGGTACTCGGTACCGCTGCCCGTCGCGGGCGACGGCGACCGGGCTCGATCGACACGCCGCCCGTCGCGACACGGGTTCTGCGACCGTCCACACCGTGAGAGGATTCTCACGGCGTAGGGCTACGGGCGTCGGCGTCGATCATTCGGGCGTGCCATGACACTCGAAACCGTCTCCCGGTACCAGCGGGGGCAAGTAGCCGACGTCGGAGACCGCGCGGTAGTCGTCGGGGGTAGCATCGCGGGCCTGTTGACCGCCCGCGTTCTGGCCGACGGGTTCGACGAGGTCACGATACTCGAGCGGGACTCGCTGCCCGACGAACCCGGTGCCCGTCGCGGCGTACCACAGGGGCGTCACGTCCACGTGTTGCAGGAGGCCGGACGGGCGACGCTCGAGGACCTGTTGCCGGGGTTCGGCGAAGAGCTGATATCGGCCGGCGCGCTGATGATCGACGGACTGTCCGACTTCCGCCATCACGAGCAGGGCGACTTCCTCGCAGACGGCCCACGACGCGTCCCGATGTACTGCGCGACGCGACCGCTCCTCGAGCACCTCGTCCGGCGCCGCGTCACCGATGCGGATCCGGTCGAAGTGCGTGCGGGGTGTCGACGCACTGATTACCTCGTGGACGACGCGACGCAGACGGTCGAGGGGGTCGTGGTCAGAGACGACGACGGCGGCGTGGACGACGTCCCCGCCGATCTGGTCGTCGACGCGACCGGCCGGACGAGCCAGACGCCGGCCTGGCTCGAGGAACACGGGTACGAGCCGCCCGACGTCGACGAGGTTCACATCGACGTGCGCTACAGCACCGTTCGCATCGAACGGCCGCCCGACGATCGGCGGGCGTTCTTCGTGCCGCCCGAACCGCCTCGCGCCCGCGGCGCCGGGATGTTCCCCATCGAAGGCGACCGCTGGGTGGCGACGCTCTTCGGCATGCACGGCGACCATCCGCCGGCGGACCCGGACGGGCTGTGTGAGTTCGCGGCGACCCTCCCGATAACCGAACTGGAGCGTCTGCTCGACGAGCAGCCCTGGAACTCCGACGGCGTCGCGCAGTACCCGTTTCCCTCTAACCGCCGGCGACGGTTCGAGCGACTCGACCGGTTCCCCGACGGCCTGCTCGTCGTCGGCGACGCCGTCGCGAGTTTCAACCCGATCTACGGACAGGGGATGTCGGTAGCCGCGCTGGAGGCGCTCGTCCTCCACCACGCCCTGGCCGACGGCGACCGGGACGATCTGCCGCTCCGCTTCTTCGATCGGGCCGAGCCCGTCGTAGACGTTCCGTGGTCGATCGCCGTCGGTGGCGACTTCGCGTTCCCGCAGACTGAGGGCCCGAAGCCGAGGGGCACAGACTTCTTCAATCGCTATCTGGACCGACTGGTCCGGAAGGCACACACGAACGGCGACCTCCGAGACGCCCTCATCCGCGTCTTCATGATGGAACGGCCACCGAGCTCGCTGTTGCGTCCCGGCGTCGCGTGGCAAGTCGTCCGACCGACCCGAGCGGACTTGGGAACCGTCCCCCGGCCCGGGTCCGGGATACAGTCCGGGAAGACGCCCTGACGGGGAACCCGCTACCGGTCCGTCCCGAGCAGGATCGCTCGCGGACGCTCCCGGACCCCAACTGTTCGGTATTCGTCCCTACATTCCGACCAGACGTAACGAAAGGGCCGGCATCTGGGCCCCGACATCGGACGGTTCTGCTGGTAGATTTTTACATCGCACTGTGGTACTCGGTAGCATGGAAGACGTCCTCGGGGACGTCCAGTTCCTCGCGAACTCGGCGAACCGCATCCGAGTTCTGGAGGCGCTGCGGGACGGACCGGCCAGTCGCCGCGAGCTGCAAGAGGAGACGGACGTCCCGCGGTCGACGGCGGCGCGGGTCCTCGACGACGCCGAGGCGCGTGGATGGGTCGACTCACAGGGGAGCCAGTACCGAATCACGCCGGTGGGCGAGGTCGCGGTGTCGGAGTTCCGCGCCTACACCGAAACGATGCAGGGGATCCGGCACCTGGGGTCGGCGATCAACCGGCTTCCGGAACCGGTCCTCGAACTCGATTTCCGGTATCTCCGAGACGCCGACGTGGCGACGCCGACCGAGGGGAATCCGACCGCACCGTTCGACCGGGGCCTCGACTGCATCCGGTCCGCGGAGAGATATCGCGGGCTCACGTCGAACTCCCTGCCCCAGTACATGGACGTGATCCGGGACCGGGTAGTCCACGGCCAACTGGACTTCGAGGGTGTCATCGAGGCCAATTTCGTCGAGGAACTGCGCGAGGACCCGACGCGCGCGGCGCCCTGGAGAGACGTCGGACACCGGATGTGGCTGTACGACGGGGCGGTCCCGATCAACATGCACATCGTCGACGAGACGGCGTTGCTCTGGCTGTGCAACGAGAACCAGGACGGCGACGACGTGCTACTGACCGGGCTCGTAGAGAGCGATCACCCCGCAGTACTGTCGTGGGCCGAATCGCTCTACGAGGAGTACCGGAGCGAGGCAGAGCCGTTCGATCCGGTGGTCCTGCCCGTCGGGTAGGGTCGTTGCGCGTCGGGAACCGTCCCGAGCGAAGAAATTCGCCGGGGCTCTCAGTCGTCGACGAGACCGAGCTGCTCGTGCATCTCCAGGGGATCAGTGTAGATGCGGTCAGATCGTATCTCGCCGTCCGCTATCTGCACCCTGGAGACGCCCCGCACGGTCATTTCCCGTCCGGTCGGGGCGGCGCCGTTGTACTCCCCTTCGTGCGTCCCTGTCCCCGTCCACTCGGCCATGACAAGGTCGTCACTGGCGAGTACGTCCTCCGCCGTGAACGTGAGGTCCGGGAACGCGTCCCGGACCTCGCGAACGTACGCCTCGAAGTTCTCGCGGCCGTGGACCTCCCCGTCTGGTGCGTGTGGATCGTAGACCTCGACTGACTCGGCGACGACGTCGATCTTCGAGAAGTCGCCGTTCCACAGGGCTACGTAGTCGTTCACGAGTTGTTCGGGCTCTGGTGTCGCTCGTGCCATGGTTCGGGCCCCATCGAATATGTGGGCCGTGGTACCATAGCACTACGCCGTGAGAATCCTCCCGCGTCGTGGACGACAGCCGGGACATTGCCTGGCGCCGGGCTATCGCGGCGACTCGTCGGACGGTCGCGGCTCGATGACCGCGTACTCCGTCGCCATCCGCCCGAGCTTGCGGACGCGCGCCTCGAGGTCGGGGTCGACGAACGCCCCGTCGTCGTCGAACGCGCTCGACGCGCCGCGGATGCCGACCTCGTGGGGCAGCGTCCAGCCGTGGACCGTCCGGACGCCCGTGCGCAGGTGCTCCAGCGTCGGCGCGT of the Halomicrobium salinisoli genome contains:
- a CDS encoding cobalt-precorrin-7 (C(5))-methyltransferase encodes the protein MSDDYDLDTGPDPATFAAAAPEDPDPDDPVHAVGIGPGNLDYLTPRGERAVREADVVVGFETVVEFVADRTDADLLTCGYRDEAATLERFAERVAAGERGTAVLMGDPNHSGYQFVGKVQRAVDRPVRVIPGISSLQVAASRARTPMEATTFVTLHKSGDLSEDLDRLRRDVGDRHLLVLPRPYDLMPGDAAAELLDAGADPELTALVCERLTHEDEAVTRTTLDDLAEHAGGDEPADTPFSDLSVLAVRRD
- a CDS encoding sirohydrochlorin chelatase → MQRDTLLLIGRSTGRARQVYEAHADRLRRRGVASEVRTLTYEREPLRELRDELRAVEADRAFAVPLCMAHTRETTDDLPAALGRAPSSVTYCEPVGRNPAVTRAIVDRAADHADAASEAGLVLVGFGASGTPYQRQAAEYHAARLREEDRYAEVTTCFLLQNPTVECARYNVSARETVAVPLFLAPGEATEERIPAKLEVDRGGVAYADPLADHELVTDAIEAEVEKQRVLVDDGTPQTFEAALTHQSRAVATDGEGPR
- a CDS encoding glycerophosphodiester phosphodiesterase, which encodes MHSDESGSADRVSRRNVVKTTGAVLGLAATGGTATARSDRKQGGQSRGDLHVTAHRGFRDVFPQNTVAAVSGSSFLGADRIEIDVVATSDGDVVVFHDEALDDLTDETGAVAETSTETVTQAEVLGSGETIPTLAEVLDAARPSVTINVEFKDAGPLSWTEFAERTLEIASGYPGEYYASSFDPDALRAVRDVDPSVGVAPIFGGNKEENLAVARELDAEAVNPSADVLDADLVETAHDENRAVNVWTIDSWREARAPIELGADGLIADYPLLAAYAADGEQPGTPGLRGKNGRDR
- a CDS encoding DUF7576 family protein, yielding MVDPTSDLKDDVDEDDAPTCETCGEAIANESTHRVSTWVEDGSVRTAHFCDDACRESWDRE
- the glmU gene encoding bifunctional sugar-1-phosphate nucleotidylyltransferase/acetyltransferase; translated protein: MQAVVLAAGQGTRMRPLTDTTPKPMLPVADRPLVAHTADAAVEAGVDELVLVVGYEADQVRDFFGAEYRGVPVEYAVQEEQLGTAHAVRCAREHLEGPFAVLNGDDLYDEASLAELFTVGRDRPVVGTYRVEDPTSYGVFEVEDGEVRGIVEKPSDPPTDQINVGAYVFPAAAREWLDVEQSERGEYELTDVLARTIDERSVGTVEVDRWLGCGRPWELLEANEWKLGELERRIDGDVKGDAELHGTVVVEEGATIEPGVVIEGPVLVRSGAEIGPNAYVRGATMLGEGVHVGHGVEVKNSVVREGAAVPHVSYVGDSVLGRDVNLGAGTQVANLRHDDQPVEHTVKGERVSTGRRKFGVVAGDGAKTGVNTSLNPGVTLSSGATTLPGETVSRDR
- the dpsA gene encoding DNA starvation/stationary phase protection protein DpsA is translated as MSSEQITRRTPGDVEENPVRLDVDKAEQIVDALNTDLADAYVLYHQLHKHHWNVEGAEHLDIHRFLQEAYEDVEEAADEVAERIQALGGVPHASMPALSDAATVEHEDEVVYDIRTSLENDLEIYGDVVESYRDHIELTENLGDHATAEMLRQHLVDLEEHAHVIDHYLEDDTLVLESALR
- a CDS encoding FAD-dependent oxidoreductase, translating into MTLETVSRYQRGQVADVGDRAVVVGGSIAGLLTARVLADGFDEVTILERDSLPDEPGARRGVPQGRHVHVLQEAGRATLEDLLPGFGEELISAGALMIDGLSDFRHHEQGDFLADGPRRVPMYCATRPLLEHLVRRRVTDADPVEVRAGCRRTDYLVDDATQTVEGVVVRDDDGGVDDVPADLVVDATGRTSQTPAWLEEHGYEPPDVDEVHIDVRYSTVRIERPPDDRRAFFVPPEPPRARGAGMFPIEGDRWVATLFGMHGDHPPADPDGLCEFAATLPITELERLLDEQPWNSDGVAQYPFPSNRRRRFERLDRFPDGLLVVGDAVASFNPIYGQGMSVAALEALVLHHALADGDRDDLPLRFFDRAEPVVDVPWSIAVGGDFAFPQTEGPKPRGTDFFNRYLDRLVRKAHTNGDLRDALIRVFMMERPPSSLLRPGVAWQVVRPTRADLGTVPRPGSGIQSGKTP
- a CDS encoding helix-turn-helix transcriptional regulator; the encoded protein is MEDVLGDVQFLANSANRIRVLEALRDGPASRRELQEETDVPRSTAARVLDDAEARGWVDSQGSQYRITPVGEVAVSEFRAYTETMQGIRHLGSAINRLPEPVLELDFRYLRDADVATPTEGNPTAPFDRGLDCIRSAERYRGLTSNSLPQYMDVIRDRVVHGQLDFEGVIEANFVEELREDPTRAAPWRDVGHRMWLYDGAVPINMHIVDETALLWLCNENQDGDDVLLTGLVESDHPAVLSWAESLYEEYRSEAEPFDPVVLPVG
- a CDS encoding ester cyclase, with translation MARATPEPEQLVNDYVALWNGDFSKIDVVAESVEVYDPHAPDGEVHGRENFEAYVREVRDAFPDLTFTAEDVLASDDLVMAEWTGTGTHEGEYNGAAPTGREMTVRGVSRVQIADGEIRSDRIYTDPLEMHEQLGLVDD